The following proteins come from a genomic window of Corynebacterium crudilactis:
- a CDS encoding aspartate kinase, with protein MALVVQKYGGSSLESAERIRNVAERIVATKKAGNDVVVVCSAMGDTTDELLELAAAVNPVPPAREMDMLLTAGERISNALVAMAIESLGAEAQSFTGSQAGVLTTERHGNARIIDVTPGRVREALDEGKVCIVAGFQGVNKETRDVTTLGRGGSDTTAVALAAALHADVCEIYSDVDGVYTADPRIVPNAKKLDKLSFEEMLELAAVGSKILVLRSVEYARAFNVPLRVRSSYSNDSGTLIAGSMEDIPVEEAVLTGVATDSSEAKVTVLGISDKPGEAAKVFRALADAEINIDMVLQNVSSVEHGTTDITFTCPRSDGPRAIEILKKLQVQGNWTNVLYDDQVGKVSLVGAGMKSHPGVTAEFMEALRDVNVNIELISTSEIRISVLIREGDLDAAARALHEQFQLGGEEEAVVYAGTGR; from the coding sequence GTGGCCCTGGTCGTACAGAAATATGGCGGTTCCTCGCTTGAGAGTGCGGAACGCATTAGGAACGTTGCTGAACGGATTGTTGCCACCAAGAAGGCTGGAAATGATGTCGTGGTTGTGTGCTCCGCTATGGGCGACACCACGGATGAACTTCTAGAACTTGCAGCGGCAGTGAACCCCGTTCCGCCAGCGCGTGAAATGGATATGCTCCTAACTGCTGGTGAGCGTATTTCCAATGCGCTCGTTGCCATGGCTATTGAATCCCTGGGAGCAGAGGCGCAGTCCTTTACTGGTTCTCAAGCAGGTGTGCTCACTACTGAGCGTCACGGAAACGCGCGCATTATTGATGTCACACCAGGTCGTGTGCGTGAAGCTCTCGATGAGGGCAAGGTCTGCATCGTCGCTGGTTTTCAGGGTGTCAATAAGGAAACCCGAGATGTCACCACTCTTGGTCGCGGTGGTTCTGATACCACTGCAGTTGCTTTGGCGGCTGCACTACATGCCGATGTGTGTGAGATTTACTCCGATGTTGATGGCGTCTACACCGCTGATCCACGTATCGTTCCAAATGCTAAGAAGCTAGATAAACTTAGCTTTGAAGAAATGCTGGAACTTGCTGCGGTTGGCTCCAAGATTTTGGTGCTGCGCAGTGTTGAATACGCCCGTGCATTCAATGTGCCACTGCGCGTACGCTCGTCTTATAGTAATGATTCCGGCACACTAATTGCCGGCTCGATGGAGGATATTCCTGTGGAAGAAGCAGTCCTTACCGGTGTCGCAACCGATAGCTCCGAAGCCAAAGTAACTGTCCTGGGTATTTCAGATAAGCCAGGCGAAGCAGCCAAGGTATTCCGCGCATTGGCTGATGCAGAAATCAACATTGACATGGTTCTGCAGAATGTTTCTTCTGTGGAGCACGGCACCACCGATATTACTTTCACCTGCCCGCGTTCCGACGGCCCGCGCGCAATTGAGATTTTGAAGAAGCTTCAGGTTCAGGGCAACTGGACTAACGTGCTTTACGACGACCAGGTCGGCAAAGTCTCTCTCGTGGGAGCTGGCATGAAGTCCCATCCAGGCGTGACTGCAGAATTCATGGAAGCTCTGCGCGATGTCAACGTGAATATCGAACTGATTTCCACTTCTGAGATCCGCATTTCCGTGTTGATCCGTGAGGGCGATCTCGATGCTGCTGCACGTGCATTGCACGAGCAGTTCCAGCTCGGTGGCGAAGAAGAAGCCGTCGTTTACGCAGGCACTGGTCGCTAA
- a CDS encoding aspartate-semialdehyde dehydrogenase, whose protein sequence is MTTIAVVGATGQVGQVMRTLLEQRNFPADTVRFFASPRSAGRKIEFRGTEIEVEDVTQATEESLKGIDVALFSAGGSASKQYAPLFAAAGATVVDNSSAWRKDDEVPLIVSEVNPSAKDALTKGIIANPNCTTMAAMPVLKPLHDAAGLAKLHVSSYQAVSGSGLAGVETLAKQVSTVGDHNVEFVHDGQAADAGDVGPYVSPIAYNVLPFAGNLVDDGTFETDEEQKLRNESRKILGLPDLKVSGTCVRVPVFTGHTLTIHAEFDKAITVEQAQEILGAAQGVKLVDVPTPLAAAGQDESLVGRIRQDSTVDDSRGLIFVVSGDNLRKGAALNTIQIAELLVK, encoded by the coding sequence ATGACCACCATCGCAGTTGTTGGTGCAACCGGTCAGGTTGGCCAGGTTATGCGCACCCTTTTGGAACAGCGTAACTTCCCAGCTGACACTGTTCGTTTCTTTGCTTCCCCTCGTTCTGCTGGCCGTAAGATTGAATTCCGCGGCACTGAGATTGAGGTGGAAGACGTTACTCAGGCAACCGAAGAATCCCTCAAGGGCATTGATGTTGCACTGTTTTCTGCTGGTGGCTCTGCTTCCAAGCAGTACGCACCACTGTTTGCTGCTGCTGGCGCAACCGTGGTGGATAACTCTTCTGCATGGCGCAAGGACGATGAGGTTCCTCTCATCGTTTCTGAAGTGAACCCTTCCGCTAAGGATGCACTGACCAAGGGTATTATTGCGAACCCAAACTGCACCACCATGGCTGCTATGCCAGTGCTGAAGCCTCTGCATGATGCAGCAGGTTTGGCCAAGCTTCATGTTTCCTCCTACCAGGCTGTTTCTGGTTCTGGCCTGGCTGGCGTAGAAACCTTGGCTAAGCAGGTCTCTACAGTTGGCGATCACAACGTAGAGTTCGTCCATGATGGTCAGGCTGCAGATGCTGGCGATGTCGGACCTTATGTTTCACCAATCGCTTACAACGTGCTTCCTTTCGCTGGAAATCTTGTAGATGATGGCACTTTCGAAACCGATGAAGAACAGAAGCTGCGCAATGAATCCCGCAAGATTCTTGGTCTTCCAGATCTTAAAGTTTCCGGAACCTGCGTTCGTGTGCCAGTGTTCACCGGCCACACCTTGACCATTCACGCAGAATTCGACAAGGCAATCACCGTTGAGCAGGCGCAGGAAATCTTGGGCGCTGCTCAGGGTGTCAAGCTTGTCGACGTCCCAACCCCACTCGCGGCAGCCGGCCAGGATGAGTCCCTGGTTGGTCGTATCCGCCAGGATTCCACTGTCGATGACAGCCGTGGCCTAATATTCGTCGTTTCTGGCGATAACCTACGCAAGGGCGCAGCACTGAATACCATTCAGATCGCTGAGCTGCTGGTTAAGTAA
- a CDS encoding RNA polymerase sigma factor, with amino-acid sequence MKSNERNDAHVTELALAAGGGNRAALTEFIRETQDDVWRLLAHLGGHEIADDLTQETYLRVMGALPRFAARSSARTWLLSLARRVWVDNIRHDMARPRKSIIEYENTGATDASNAGIWSEWIDVRTLIDALPPERREALILTQVLGYTYEEAAKIADVRVGTIRSRVARARADLIAATATEKPSSKDGKSARG; translated from the coding sequence GTGAAGTCCAATGAGCGAAACGACGCCCACGTCACCGAGCTGGCCCTTGCCGCCGGCGGTGGAAACCGCGCCGCGCTCACTGAATTCATCCGGGAAACACAGGACGATGTGTGGCGCCTTTTAGCCCACCTCGGGGGCCATGAAATTGCCGATGACCTCACACAAGAGACTTATCTGCGCGTCATGGGCGCACTCCCCCGCTTCGCTGCGCGCTCATCCGCACGCACCTGGCTGCTTTCACTTGCCCGGCGCGTATGGGTGGACAATATCCGCCATGACATGGCACGACCACGCAAATCCATCATTGAATACGAAAATACAGGTGCCACAGACGCCAGCAATGCAGGCATCTGGTCTGAGTGGATTGACGTCCGCACGCTTATCGACGCCCTCCCACCCGAGCGTCGAGAAGCCTTAATCCTTACCCAAGTTTTGGGCTATACCTATGAAGAAGCCGCAAAAATCGCCGACGTCCGTGTGGGTACAATCCGCTCACGCGTAGCGCGCGCCCGAGCAGACCTCATCGCCGCAACTGCCACCGAAAAACCCTCTTCCAAAGATGGAAAATCCGCACGGGGCTAA
- a CDS encoding catalase, translating to MRPKLSGNTTRHNGAPVPSENISATAGPQGPNILNDIHLIEKLAHFNRENVPERIPHAKGHGAFGELHITEDVSEFTKADLFQPGKVTPMAIRFSTVAGEQGSPDTWRDVHGFALRFYTEEGNYDIVGNNTPTFFLRDGMKFPDFIHSQKRLNKNGLRDADMQWDFWTRAPESAHQVTYLMGDRGTPKTSRHQDGFGSHTFQWINAEGKPVWVKYHFKTRQGWDCFTDAEAAKVAGENADYQREDLYNSIDNGDFPIWDVKVQIMPFEDAENYRWNPFDLTKTWSQKDYPLIPVGYFVLNRNPRNFFAQIEQIALDPGNIVPGVGLSPDRMLQARAFAYADQQRYRIGANYRDLPVNRPVNDVNSYSREGSMQYIFDAEGEPSYSPNRYDKGAGYLDNGEDSSSNHTSYGQAEDIYVNPDPHGTDLVRAAYVKHEDDNDFIQPGILYREVLDEGEKERLADNISNAMQGISEVTEPRVYNYWNQVDENLGARVKELYLQKKGA from the coding sequence ATGCGTCCAAAGCTTTCTGGAAACACCACCCGCCACAACGGAGCTCCAGTTCCATCTGAGAACATCTCCGCCACCGCAGGCCCACAGGGTCCAAACATTCTCAATGACATCCACCTCATTGAAAAGCTTGCACACTTCAATCGTGAGAACGTTCCCGAGCGTATTCCTCATGCAAAGGGCCATGGCGCTTTCGGTGAGCTACACATTACTGAAGATGTTTCTGAATTCACCAAGGCAGACCTGTTCCAGCCGGGCAAGGTCACCCCAATGGCTATTCGCTTCTCCACCGTTGCTGGTGAGCAGGGCTCCCCAGATACTTGGCGCGACGTCCACGGCTTCGCTCTTCGTTTCTACACCGAAGAGGGAAACTACGATATCGTAGGCAACAACACCCCAACCTTCTTCCTTCGTGATGGCATGAAGTTCCCTGACTTCATCCACTCCCAGAAGCGCCTTAATAAGAACGGTCTGCGCGATGCAGACATGCAGTGGGATTTCTGGACCCGTGCACCTGAATCCGCACACCAGGTGACCTACCTGATGGGTGACCGCGGTACTCCTAAGACCTCCCGCCACCAGGACGGCTTCGGCTCCCACACCTTCCAGTGGATCAACGCTGAGGGCAAGCCAGTATGGGTTAAGTACCACTTCAAGACCCGTCAGGGCTGGGATTGCTTCACCGACGCTGAGGCAGCAAAGGTCGCGGGCGAGAACGCTGACTACCAGCGCGAAGATCTCTATAACTCCATCGACAACGGCGACTTCCCAATCTGGGACGTCAAGGTTCAGATCATGCCTTTCGAGGATGCTGAGAACTACCGCTGGAACCCATTCGACCTGACCAAGACCTGGTCTCAGAAGGATTACCCACTGATCCCAGTCGGTTACTTCGTTTTGAACCGCAACCCACGCAACTTCTTCGCTCAGATCGAGCAGATTGCACTGGATCCAGGCAACATCGTTCCAGGTGTCGGCCTGTCCCCAGACCGTATGCTGCAGGCTCGTGCCTTCGCATACGCAGATCAGCAGCGTTACCGTATCGGTGCTAACTACCGCGATCTGCCAGTGAACCGCCCAGTCAACGATGTCAACAGCTACAGCCGCGAAGGCTCCATGCAGTACATCTTCGACGCTGAAGGTGAGCCTTCCTATAGCCCTAACCGCTACGACAAGGGCGCAGGCTACCTGGACAACGGCGAGGATTCTTCCTCCAACCACACCTCCTACGGCCAGGCTGAAGACATCTATGTCAATCCAGACCCACACGGCACTGACCTCGTTCGCGCTGCATACGTCAAGCACGAGGATGACAACGACTTCATCCAGCCAGGCATCCTTTACCGCGAGGTTCTAGATGAGGGCGAGAAGGAGCGTTTGGCAGACAACATCTCCAATGCAATGCAGGGCATCTCTGAAGTAACCGAGCCACGTGTTTACAACTACTGGAACCAGGTTGATGAGAACCTCGGCGCACGCGTCAAGGAGCTTTACCTACAGAAGAAGGGTGCATAA
- a CDS encoding Na+/H+ antiporter subunit G, protein MTIPEIIVSILVIIAGIFALGTALALWRAPDPLTRANLLGPTVGVSIPLLITALLIHTWATDGFNLNNLIRAIIAILGVWIIGSVGSFYMGRAIYGVTVVDNRRSK, encoded by the coding sequence ATGACCATTCCAGAGATCATCGTCTCCATCCTCGTGATCATCGCAGGTATTTTCGCCCTCGGCACTGCACTCGCGTTGTGGCGCGCGCCAGATCCCCTCACCCGCGCCAATCTCCTAGGCCCCACCGTTGGTGTCTCTATTCCGCTGCTGATCACAGCACTGCTTATTCATACCTGGGCTACTGATGGTTTTAACCTGAACAATCTCATCCGCGCCATCATCGCAATCCTTGGCGTCTGGATTATCGGTTCCGTAGGGTCCTTCTATATGGGACGCGCTATCTACGGTGTCACCGTGGTGGATAACAGACGTTCTAAATAA
- a CDS encoding cation:proton antiporter codes for MTAFEIVTAIGICMFALSLLSALLLILRTKDFLTRAVLSDMVFYSMIAIYLIWVLNNPTSIAFEIALLAAVLGGVLPTLSMARIISKGRR; via the coding sequence ATGACTGCTTTTGAAATTGTCACTGCTATTGGCATATGCATGTTCGCGCTTTCTTTGCTATCTGCGCTGCTGCTGATTCTGCGCACCAAAGATTTTCTCACCCGCGCGGTGCTTTCCGACATGGTTTTCTACTCCATGATTGCGATCTACTTGATCTGGGTTCTCAACAACCCCACCTCCATCGCCTTTGAAATCGCGCTCCTTGCCGCAGTACTCGGTGGCGTACTTCCAACACTGTCCATGGCTCGCATTATTTCGAAGGGACGCAGGTAA
- a CDS encoding monovalent cation/H+ antiporter subunit E, translated as MLNALKFIPWLIGQIFLSGFSVITAAVKKDTGFNPVVIRYPLRVTTDFQIAALSTCITATPSTLSLGLREPRKPGDPTILLIQAVFGSDPVEVFESIADMEQRLAPAVAAIDHGVPGQGPHKDIRPGDSEWPSREIADTAQNTVSRDEREF; from the coding sequence ATGCTTAACGCCCTGAAATTCATCCCATGGCTGATCGGCCAGATTTTCCTCTCTGGCTTCAGCGTGATCACCGCTGCGGTGAAAAAAGACACCGGCTTCAACCCCGTTGTTATCCGCTACCCACTTCGAGTGACCACGGACTTCCAGATCGCAGCCCTGTCAACGTGCATCACCGCGACTCCTTCCACCCTGTCCCTTGGCCTACGCGAACCCCGCAAGCCCGGCGACCCCACCATTTTGCTGATCCAAGCAGTGTTTGGTTCTGATCCAGTTGAGGTTTTTGAATCCATCGCAGATATGGAACAGCGTCTGGCACCTGCAGTGGCAGCGATCGATCACGGTGTTCCGGGGCAAGGCCCTCACAAGGACATTCGCCCTGGCGATTCGGAATGGCCAAGCCGTGAAATCGCCGACACCGCCCAAAACACCGTAAGCCGAGACGAGAGGGAGTTCTAA
- a CDS encoding monovalent cation/H+ antiporter subunit D family protein: MDILLPIFVAVPLAASAIAVLLPWRLIRDILHIIVPFAGIFAGIWLFAHTAEHGPIAHNVGLYVGGVAIPFAADTFSAIMLITTSIVAVTANWFATIVGETRARFYPALTLMLITGVNGALLTADLFNFFVFIEVMLLPSYGLIAMTGTWARLASGRIFVLVNLSASTLLVAGVAIVYGVVGSVNIAALQDVVEGNPLAATAMGIVVIAIAVKAGVFPVHTWLPRTYPGTSAAVMGLFSGLHTKVAVYMLYRIWVHIFDMDPTWNWLIVAFMVVSMLIGGFAGLGENSIRRVLAYQMVNGMPFILIMMAFTSDDPQRALAAGLLYTLHHMITIGALVLTSGAIEETYGTGMLSKLSGLARREPVVAAVFAAGAFSVVGFPPFSGMWGKALILLEIARVGNVAAWIAIAAIIIASIGALLSMIRVWREVFWGGTMHQRGVSPQLRISAAKIAPALSLIILSVGMFIFAGPLIDATLTATDGLLNTDAYQQAVLGENAIGVPSPSYQGGN, translated from the coding sequence ATGGATATTCTCCTTCCTATTTTCGTTGCAGTTCCCCTTGCGGCCTCTGCCATTGCGGTGCTTCTGCCGTGGCGTCTCATCCGCGATATTTTGCACATCATCGTGCCTTTCGCGGGTATTTTTGCTGGCATCTGGCTGTTTGCACACACCGCTGAACACGGCCCGATTGCTCACAACGTGGGCCTTTATGTTGGCGGCGTGGCAATCCCCTTTGCTGCCGATACGTTCAGCGCCATCATGTTGATCACCACCTCCATCGTGGCTGTCACCGCCAACTGGTTTGCCACCATCGTTGGTGAAACCCGCGCACGTTTCTACCCAGCGCTCACATTGATGCTGATCACGGGCGTTAACGGTGCTCTGCTGACCGCCGATCTGTTCAACTTCTTCGTGTTCATCGAAGTCATGCTGCTGCCGTCCTACGGTTTGATCGCCATGACTGGTACTTGGGCACGCCTGGCTTCTGGCCGAATTTTCGTGCTGGTTAACCTGTCCGCGTCCACCCTGCTGGTTGCTGGCGTGGCGATTGTCTACGGTGTCGTTGGTTCCGTGAATATCGCAGCGCTTCAAGATGTCGTGGAAGGCAACCCACTGGCAGCCACCGCCATGGGCATCGTGGTTATCGCGATCGCCGTTAAGGCCGGAGTTTTCCCCGTCCACACCTGGCTGCCCCGCACCTACCCCGGCACCTCAGCTGCCGTGATGGGCTTGTTCTCTGGTTTGCACACCAAAGTCGCGGTCTACATGCTCTACCGCATTTGGGTGCACATCTTTGACATGGATCCCACCTGGAACTGGCTGATCGTGGCCTTCATGGTGGTATCCATGCTGATCGGTGGCTTCGCAGGCCTTGGTGAAAACTCCATTCGCCGCGTCCTTGCCTACCAAATGGTCAACGGTATGCCGTTCATTCTCATCATGATGGCGTTTACCTCCGACGATCCACAGCGCGCACTCGCCGCCGGTCTTTTGTACACCTTGCACCACATGATCACCATCGGTGCGCTGGTCCTGACCTCTGGCGCAATCGAAGAAACCTACGGCACCGGCATGCTGTCCAAGCTGTCTGGCCTTGCACGCCGCGAACCTGTCGTCGCAGCAGTGTTTGCTGCAGGTGCCTTCTCCGTTGTCGGTTTCCCACCGTTTTCGGGCATGTGGGGCAAAGCGCTCATCTTGCTCGAGATCGCCCGCGTCGGCAATGTCGCTGCATGGATCGCCATCGCCGCAATCATCATCGCCAGCATCGGCGCGCTACTCTCCATGATTCGCGTGTGGCGCGAAGTCTTCTGGGGTGGCACGATGCACCAGCGCGGCGTCTCGCCGCAGCTGCGCATCAGCGCAGCAAAAATCGCCCCAGCGCTCAGCCTGATCATTTTATCGGTAGGCATGTTCATCTTCGCGGGCCCGCTTATCGACGCGACCCTCACCGCCACCGACGGCCTCTTGAACACCGATGCATACCAGCAGGCTGTGCTCGGTGAAAACGCCATCGGAGTGCCAAGCCCTAGCTACCAGGGAGGAAACTAA
- a CDS encoding cation:proton antiporter subunit C, which produces MILAFTVAILFGGGVYLIQQRGMVRIVFGMSLIGHAANLTILYAGVPTWRGEAFPDRTPLTDAADPLPQAFVLTAIVIAMATTTIMLALAALGRSDDTRSIEPDDDQSPLTTSARSVTNPTDQEDRA; this is translated from the coding sequence ATGATTCTCGCATTCACCGTGGCAATCCTATTCGGCGGAGGTGTCTACCTCATTCAGCAACGCGGCATGGTGCGCATCGTCTTCGGCATGTCACTGATCGGCCACGCAGCGAACCTGACCATCCTGTACGCCGGTGTGCCCACGTGGCGCGGCGAAGCCTTCCCCGACAGGACCCCGCTTACCGACGCCGCCGATCCACTCCCCCAAGCGTTCGTCCTCACCGCCATCGTCATCGCGATGGCCACCACAACCATCATGTTGGCCTTGGCAGCACTGGGACGCAGCGACGACACCCGGTCCATCGAACCAGATGACGATCAATCGCCTTTGACTACTAGCGCTCGTTCAGTCACCAACCCAACAGATCAGGAGGACCGAGCTTAA
- a CDS encoding DUF4040 family protein — MSLLFVVALAVISVIFAPISVKVVDRKAGWPLAAIFAVAAYFLVRESGPILDGQALTWDITWVRDLLGTGVDVKFALRADALSLFFALLALVIGAIVFIYSAEYLPKNKGNTSFYTIMTAFTAAILLFVLADDVFVLFVAWELVSLASFMLIARSGSSGESGSIRTLILTFFGGLTLLTAVSIAATQAGTTSLDGILHAEFWAEKPILTAVIAVLIATSAFTKSAQFPFHFWLPEAMAAATPVSAFLHAAAVVKAGIYLLLRFSIVFHDVAVWNWLLISVGMGTAIMSAYFAVQKTDLKKLTAYSTVSHLGWIVATIGVGTPFALGAAIVHTLSHALFKSSLFMLIGVIDHQTGTRDIRRLGFLVKKMPFTFVSVLVGALSMAAVPPLLGFVSKEGMLTAFMDAPIGNSYVVLLLVGAAIGAVLTFTYSAKLVLGAFVDGPRDMSHVKEAPVALWLPAALPGLASLPLILALSLFDAPLSAAATSAAGEPAQMHLALWHGINTPLLISLGVLALGIIGVLFRKELWKIAEANPFPIATGNDSLSMLVYRANRMGKFFGRMADSMSPRRHLVSVIVLLWALATVATLHPSVQLAPKQPGIDRWIDLVPLAIIALSVFGLVTTRNRLSSAVLAGTAGVGVSFQMLLLGAPDVALTQFLVEGLVVVIIMMVIRHQPAKFKRIKHSRRRSTVLISVLAAFAAFMTVWGLLGRHERSELAMWYLNEGPEITSGSNVVNTILVEFRALDTLGELSVLGMAAVVIGAVVSSMPRHPFAKGTHPRPFGQSNLNSIPLRMLVKVLVPALCFLSFIVFMRGHNDPGGGFIAALIAGAALMFLYLSRARDGRIFNQNVPFILTGIGILMAVFSGVLGLTHGSFLYAIHFNFAGQHWTTSMIFDLGVYLAVLGMVSMAINGLGGYLRPGSDIKDLDYARQSGPLPATPAVEPEPDGDEDWPEPMNPASGNSKEVTR; from the coding sequence ATGAGTTTGCTATTTGTTGTGGCACTTGCGGTGATCTCAGTGATTTTTGCACCAATTTCGGTCAAGGTAGTAGACCGAAAAGCCGGATGGCCTTTGGCTGCAATCTTTGCGGTTGCTGCATACTTTTTGGTACGTGAATCCGGACCAATTTTGGATGGCCAGGCGCTGACCTGGGATATCACGTGGGTTCGGGATCTGCTCGGCACTGGCGTGGATGTGAAATTTGCTCTGCGCGCAGATGCTTTGAGTTTGTTCTTTGCGTTGTTAGCACTGGTTATCGGCGCAATTGTGTTTATTTATTCGGCGGAATATTTACCGAAGAATAAGGGAAACACCAGTTTCTACACCATCATGACGGCTTTCACCGCAGCAATTTTACTGTTTGTGCTTGCCGATGATGTCTTTGTACTTTTCGTCGCTTGGGAATTGGTGTCCTTGGCATCATTTATGCTGATTGCGCGCTCTGGTTCTTCTGGAGAATCCGGTTCGATTCGTACGTTGATTCTGACGTTTTTCGGTGGCTTAACGCTGCTTACGGCGGTATCGATCGCGGCAACTCAGGCTGGAACCACCAGCTTGGATGGCATTTTGCATGCTGAGTTCTGGGCAGAAAAGCCAATTCTCACTGCTGTGATTGCTGTCTTGATTGCTACCTCGGCGTTTACGAAATCTGCACAGTTCCCATTCCATTTCTGGTTGCCAGAGGCCATGGCTGCGGCCACTCCGGTGTCGGCGTTTTTGCACGCTGCAGCGGTGGTCAAGGCAGGTATTTACCTGTTGCTGCGCTTTAGCATTGTGTTTCATGATGTCGCCGTGTGGAATTGGTTGCTCATCAGCGTGGGCATGGGTACTGCGATTATGTCCGCGTATTTTGCGGTACAGAAAACTGATCTAAAAAAGCTCACGGCGTATTCCACGGTGTCCCATTTGGGTTGGATCGTGGCGACAATCGGCGTGGGCACTCCTTTCGCTTTGGGTGCAGCCATCGTGCATACGCTCAGCCATGCGCTCTTTAAGTCATCATTGTTCATGCTCATTGGCGTTATTGATCATCAAACAGGCACTCGCGATATCCGCCGTCTGGGCTTTTTGGTCAAAAAGATGCCGTTTACTTTCGTGTCCGTCTTAGTGGGCGCGCTGTCGATGGCGGCGGTTCCGCCATTGCTGGGCTTTGTGTCTAAAGAAGGCATGCTGACTGCGTTTATGGACGCCCCGATCGGTAATTCCTATGTGGTGTTGCTGCTGGTTGGTGCTGCAATTGGTGCGGTTCTTACCTTCACCTATTCAGCCAAATTGGTCCTCGGCGCATTCGTCGATGGCCCTCGCGATATGTCACATGTCAAAGAAGCGCCTGTCGCCCTCTGGCTTCCGGCCGCGCTTCCTGGGCTTGCGTCTTTGCCGCTGATCCTTGCTCTTTCGCTTTTCGATGCCCCCCTCTCCGCCGCAGCAACCTCCGCTGCCGGGGAACCAGCGCAGATGCACCTGGCGCTCTGGCATGGCATCAACACTCCGCTGCTGATTTCCCTCGGGGTGCTGGCATTGGGCATCATTGGAGTGCTTTTCCGCAAGGAACTTTGGAAGATCGCAGAGGCGAATCCATTCCCCATTGCAACGGGCAATGATTCCTTGTCCATGCTGGTCTACCGCGCTAATCGTATGGGTAAATTCTTCGGACGCATGGCTGATTCTATGAGCCCTCGCAGGCACTTGGTCAGTGTGATTGTGTTGCTGTGGGCGCTGGCTACTGTTGCCACCTTGCATCCATCTGTGCAGCTTGCGCCAAAGCAGCCAGGCATTGATCGCTGGATTGATCTGGTTCCATTGGCCATCATCGCTTTGTCAGTGTTTGGCCTTGTCACCACTCGAAACCGCCTCAGTTCTGCCGTTTTGGCTGGCACCGCTGGTGTGGGCGTGTCCTTCCAAATGCTGCTGCTGGGTGCTCCCGATGTGGCGCTCACTCAGTTCCTCGTAGAAGGCCTCGTGGTGGTGATCATCATGATGGTGATCCGACACCAGCCAGCTAAGTTCAAGCGCATCAAACACAGCCGCAGGCGCAGTACCGTTTTGATATCCGTACTGGCAGCGTTCGCCGCATTCATGACGGTATGGGGGCTGCTTGGCCGCCATGAACGTTCTGAGCTTGCCATGTGGTATCTCAACGAAGGACCTGAAATTACATCAGGTTCCAACGTGGTGAACACCATTTTGGTGGAATTCCGCGCACTAGATACTTTGGGCGAGCTCTCCGTCCTGGGTATGGCTGCTGTGGTCATCGGTGCTGTTGTGTCTTCTATGCCACGACATCCTTTTGCCAAGGGCACCCACCCGCGCCCATTCGGCCAGTCGAACCTCAACTCGATCCCACTGCGCATGCTGGTCAAGGTGCTCGTACCTGCGCTGTGCTTCTTAAGCTTCATTGTGTTCATGCGTGGACACAATGATCCAGGTGGCGGATTCATCGCAGCATTGATCGCCGGTGCGGCCTTGATGTTCCTCTACTTGTCCAGGGCTCGCGACGGACGTATCTTCAACCAAAATGTCCCCTTCATCCTCACGGGCATTGGCATTTTGATGGCCGTGTTCTCCGGAGTTTTGGGACTGACCCACGGTTCCTTCCTCTACGCCATCCACTTCAACTTCGCAGGCCAGCACTGGACCACTTCGATGATCTTCGACCTCGGCGTTTACCTCGCCGTGCTCGGCATGGTGTCCATGGCTATCAACGGCCTCGGCGGTTACCTGCGCCCAGGCTCTGACATCAAGGATCTGGATTACGCCCGCCAAAGCGGACCACTTCCGGCAACCCCAGCTGTGGAACCTGAGCCAGATGGCGATGAAGACTGGCCGGAGCCAATGAACCCAGCAAGTGGAAACTCTAAGGAGGTAACCCGATGA